Proteins encoded together in one Ipomoea triloba cultivar NCNSP0323 chromosome 4, ASM357664v1 window:
- the LOC116016712 gene encoding inorganic phosphate transporter 1-4-like yields MAGDQLQVLNALDLAKTQWYHFTAIVIAGMGFFTDAYDLFCISLVTKLLGRIYYHVDGAAKPGTLPPNVSAAVNGVAFCGTLAGQLFFGWLGDKLGRKKVYGMTLMMMVICSVASGLSFGHTPKSVMATLCFFRFWLGFGIGGDYPLSATIMSEYANKKTRGAFIAAVFAMQGFGILAGGMVAIIVSASFKSAFPAPDYAFNATRSTVPQADYVWRIILMFGALPAALTYYWRMKMPETARYTALVAKNAKQAASDMSKVMQVTIESEPEKISQEAEGNNQFGLFTKQFLQRHGLHLLGTTTTWFLLDIAFYSQNLFQKDIFSAIGWIPKAETMNALEEVYRIARAQTLIALCSTVPGYWFTVALIDKMGRFAIQLMGFFFMTVFMFALAIPYTHWTHKDNRIGFVIMYSLTFFFANFGPNATTFVVPAEIFPARLRSTCHGISAAAGKAGAIVGAFGFLYAAQSTDPKKTDAGYPPGIGVRNSLIVLGCVNFLGMLFTLLVPESKGKSLEEMSRENGEEEESGSEMRAQVRTVPV; encoded by the coding sequence ATGGCGGGCGATCAACTGCAAGTGCTTAACGCACTTGATTTGGCAAAAACACAATGGTACCATTTCACGGCAATCGTCATTGCCGGAATGGGATTCTTCACCGACGCATACGATCTCTTCTGCATTTCTCTGGTCACTAAACTGCTCGGCCGGATTTACTACCACGTCGACGGCGCGGCGAAGCCGGGGACTCTGCCGCCGAACGTTTCCGCGGCGGTGAACGGCGTCGCGTTCTGCGGGACGCTGGCGGGGCAGTTGTTCTTCGGGTGGCTCGGGGATAAGCTGGGGAGGAAGAAGGTGTACGGAATGAcgttgatgatgatggtgatttGTTCAGTCGCGTCGGGGCTCTCGTTCGGCCACACGCCGAAGAGCGTGATGGCCACGCTCTGTTTTTTCCGGTTCTGGCTCGGATTCGGGATCGGCGGCGACTACCCGCTCTCCGCCACTATAATGTCGGAGTACGCCAACAAGAAGACGCGCGGCGCGTTCATCGCCGCCGTGTTCGCGATGCAGGGGTTCGGGATCCTCGCGGGCGGGATGGTGGCGATTATAGTCTCCGCGTCTTTCAAATCCGCGTTCCCCGCCCCGGACTACGCGTTCAACGCCACGCGCTCCACGGTCCCGCAGGCCGACTACGTCTGGCGGATAATCCTCATGTTCGGCGCTCTCCCCGCCGCGCTGACCTACTACTGGCGAATGAAGATGCCGGAAACCGCCCGGTACACCGCCCTGGTCGCCAAGAACGCGAAACAGGCGGCCTCGGACATGTCCAAAGTTATGCAGGTTACAATAGAATCTGAGCCAGAGAAAATTAGTCAAGAAGCTGAAGGAAATAACCAATTCGGTCTTTTTACCAAACAATTTCTCCAACGCCACGGGCTCCATTTACTCGGAACTACCACGACCTGGTTCTTACTCGACATCGCGTTTTACAGCCAAAATCTCTTCCAGAAAGACATATTCTCTGCCATTGGATGGATCCCAAAAGCCGAAACCATGAACGCGCTCGAGGAGGTCTATAGAATCGCCAGAGCCCAGACGCTAATCGCCCTCTGCAGCACAGTCCCGGGCTACTGGTTCACCGTGGCATTAATCGACAAAATGGGGAGATTCGCCATTCAATTAATGGGATTCTTCTTCATGACCGTTTTCATGTTCGCCTTAGCCATACCCTACACCCACTGGACCCACAAAGACAACCGAATCGGCTTCGTAATCATGTACTCCCTAACCTTCTTCTTCGCCAATTTCGGCCCAAACGCCACCACATTCGTCGTCCCGGCGGAGATTTTCCCGGCCAGGCTGAGATCCACCTGCCACGGAATCTCCGCGGCGGCCGGGAAAGCCGGCGCGATTGTCGGCGCGTTCGGGTTTTTGTACGCCGCGCAATCCACTGATCCTAAGAAGACTGATGCGGGGTATCCTCCTGGGATTGGTGTTAGAAACTCTCTCATTGTTCTTGGATGTGTGAACTTTTTGGGCATGTTGTTTACGTTGTTGGTGCCGGAATCTAAAGGGAAATCGCTGGAAGAGATGTCGAGAGAGaatggggaagaagaagagagtgGAAGTGAGATGAGAGCACAGGTGCGAACAGTGCCGGTTTAA
- the LOC116016711 gene encoding cryptochrome-1, giving the protein MMDNSNSKTIVWFRRDLRIEDNPALATAARDGSVFPVFIWCPKEEGQFYPGRVSRWWLKQSLIHLDQSLRSLGAELVLIKADTTLDALLECIAAVKATKVVFNHLYDPISVVRDHSIKQKLGELGYSVQSYNAELLNEPWEVYDDDGKAYTRFDAYWEKCLNQNKEPVSHLPPWRLIAAAGSVKKFSIEELGLENEAEKSSNALLGRGWTPGWSNADKALTEFIEHHLLDYSKSRIKVGGNSTSLLSPYLHFGELSVRKVFHSVHMKRILWAREGNSTGEESANLFLRAIGLRDYSRYICFNFPFTHEQSLLTNLKYFPWNADQARFKAWRQGRTGYPLVDAGMRELWATGWVHNKIRVIVSSFFVKFLLLPWQWGMKYFWDTLLDADLESDILGWQYISGSLPDGHELERLDSPEIQGFNFDSEGEYVRHWLPELARVPTEWIHHPWDAPSTVLKAAGVELGLNYPKPIIDVDVARERLTEAIFIMRGTESAATARNSNGAGEVVFDNSDCNASLAIPKAIPKEKAPPCPSSSSHDQKVPSIRNGAMTKKRPKPEEEERPVKDGIRCQKNEGVTSKMDDELCSTAESSSMKKQNTATSSHSFSVPEAISITSSVKSFEDNESYDIKLQRLKDCEIDETSSKIGAFGGRE; this is encoded by the exons ATGATGGATAACAGTAACTCCAAGACCATTGTGTGGTTTAGGAGGGATTTGAGGATTGAGGACAATCCTGCTTTAGCCACTGCTGCTAGAGATGGGAGTGTATTCCCAGTTTTTATATGGTGCCCTAAAGAAGAAGGGCAATTCTACCCTGGAAGAGTTTCAAGGTGGTGGCTCAAGCAGTCTCTCATTCACTTGGACCAATCTTTGAGGTCTCTTGGAGCTGAATTGGTTCTGATCAAAGCTGATACTACTCTTGATGCCCTCCTGGAATGCATAGCTGCTGTTAAGGCAACAAAAGTTGTCTTTAATCATCTCTATG ATCCTATTTCTGTTGTGCGTGATCACAGCATCAAACAAAAATTAGGGGAGCTTGGTTATTCTGTACAAAGCTACAACGCAGAGTTGTTGAATGAACCATGGGAAGTTTATGACGATGATGGGAAAGCGTATACAAGATTTGATGCGTATTGGGAGAAGTGCTTGAACCAGAACAAGGAACCGGTTTCACATCTACCTCCATGGCGATTAATAGCAGCTGCTG GCTCAGTTAAGAAGTTCTCGATCGAGGAATTGGGTCTTGAAAATGAAGCAGAAAAGTCTAGTAATGCCTTACTTGGAAGGGGATGGACACCAGGGTGGAGTAATGCCGATAAAGCTCTAACCGAGTTTATAGAACATCATTTGCTTGACTACTCAAAAAGTAGGATCAAAGTCGGGGGCAACTCTACATCTCTTTTGTCCCCTTATCTTCATTTTGGAGAATTAAGCGTGAGAAAAGTTTTTCATTCCGTGCACATGAAGCGTATACTCTGGGCAAGAGAAGGGAACTCAACAGGAGAAGAAAGTGCAAATCTATTCCTTAGAGCTATCGGGCTACGAGATTATTCCCGCTACATCTGTTTTAACTTCCCGTTTACTCATGAACAATCATTATTGACCAACCTGAAATACTTCCCTTGGAATGCTGATCAGGCCCGCTTTAAGGCTTGGAGGCAGGGTCGGACTGGCTATCCTTTAGTTGATGCGGGAATGAGAGAGCTATGGGCTACTGGATGGgttcataataaaataagagttatTGTTTCAAGTTTCTTTGTGAAATTTCTACTGCTGCCTTGGCAATGGGGTATGAAGTATTTTTGGGATACTCTACTTGATGCAGACTTGGAAAGTGATATTCTCGGATGGCAGTATATATCTGGCAGCTTACCAGATGGGCATGAGCTCGAGCGCCTAGATAGCCCAGAG ATCCAGGGGTTCAACTTTGATTCAGAGGGTGAATATGTAAGGCATTGGCTGCCCGAGCTTGCAAGAGTTCCAACCGAGTGGATTCATCATCCTTGGGATGCGCCTTCCACCGTGCTCAAGGCTGCTGGCGTGGAGCTAGGTTTGAACTATCCGAAGCCCATAATTGATGTAGATGTGGCGAGGGAACGCCTAACTGAAGCTATATTCATCATGCGAGGAACTGAATCTGCTGCAACCGCGAGGAATTCTAATGGAGCGGGTGAAGTTGTGTTTGACAACTCTGACTGTAACGCGAGTTTGGCGATACCGAAAGCCATTCCAAAGGAAAAGGCTCCTCCTTGCCCTAGCAGCTCGTCTCATGATCAGAAGGTGCCATCTATTCGTAATGGGGCTATGACTAAAAAGAGACCAAAGCCCGAAGAAGAGGAAAGGCCGGTAAAAGATGGCATCCGTTGCCAAAAGAATGAAGGGGTGACCTCAAAGATGGACGATGAGTTGTGCTCTACAGCGGAATCTTCTTCAATGAAGAAGCAGAACACCGCGACTAGCAGTCATTCGTTTTCTGTTCCCGAAGCCATTTCAATTACATCTAGTGTGAAGTCTTTCGAGGATAACGAATCGTATGATATTAAGCTTCAAAGGCTAAAGGATTGTGAAATTGATGAAACTTCAAGCAAAATAG GAGCTTTTGGAGGTAGAGAGTAG